From the genome of Thermosynechococcus sp. NK55a:
GGGCATCGCTTTCTGCCTGGTGGAGGGTAAGACGGGCTTCTTCGACAGCCGTGCGGGCACGATTGACGGCGGCTTGGGCTTGGATCACTTCGTTGCGGCGGGCAGCCAGTTCTGCTTCTGCTTGAAAGACGGCGTTTTTCAGGACAACGGGATCCACCGCCGCCAGCAGTTGCCCCGGTTGCACGCGATCGCCCACATCCACGCCTAGTCGAATCACTTGACCTTCCACCTGCGATCGCACCATCACTTCACGGTAGGGGCGAGTGGTGCCCGTGAGGGTTGTATCGGCCTCTAACTGGGCCAAGCGTGCCACAGCCACATCGACAGCCACTCCGTCACGTTCTGGACGCGCAACCGCTGGCGATTCTAAGCGACCCATGGCCGACTGGCATCCCCCCAAGAGCACCGCGATCGCGATCGCCCCCAGCCATTGTTGCTTCGCCATCATCTGCCTGATCATCTTGCCAACTGCTGCCGATAGCCTATCACACTGTCCCCAACTGCATCAGTAACACCTCCCAGGCAAGCCGAGGTTGAACGTACTGCTGCAAATACTGACGGGCACGCTCCAATTGCTGAAGCACCAGAACACACCGAGGGAAGTCTCTTCGCTGCCAAATTTGCTGCTGCATTAGACTGAGGAGCCAGAGCTGCCGTTCCACATCGAGGGATTGAGTAATCTCCCGTGCCAATTCCAAAGCCGTTTGCAGAGGTAGGGGGACAGTCAACTGTTCACCGAGGTGGCGAAACGCCTCAGGAATCTCTTGCCATGTTTGCCACGCCTGCAGAATTGCCCCCGGAGACCCTGCTCCCAAGTCCAGGAGGGCGGGAGTGACCTGATGCCAAAAGTCAGGGGGGGCCACCTGTCGCAGCACCTGTTCGACCTCCTGACGACTCAGGGGATAGAAGGGAATTTTCTGACAGCGGGAAACAATCGTATTCAAGAGTGCCGACGGGCTAGGGGCAATCAGAATCAAGGTGGCCTGCCCCGGTTCTTCGAGGGTTTTCAGCAGGGCATTGGCGGCGGCTTCGTTCATGGTTTCAGCCTGGGTCAAGACCACTAGCGATCGCGGCGCGCGCATGGGTGGTTGGCTGAGGTGACGACTCAGTTGGCGAATTTGCTCTAGACGAATCTGGGGGGCACTGCGGGGAATCTCCTTGTCAGCCGCCAGCAGTTGGCGACGGGTGTAGAGTGTTCCTTGGACACTGTAGGTGGGCTCCATCCAGAGGACGTCGGGGTGGTTGCTAAGATCCCTGGCCTCATTGAGAATTGCTTGTAGAAAACAGCGGGCAGTGAGGGCACGGCCTACCCCTTCGGGTCCAACAAAGAGATAGGCGGGGGCAATGTGCCGGCGATCGAGGGCATGGATCAGGAGTTGAATGGCGGTTGGTTGACCAATGACGGGACGAAACCAATTCATGGCTTGGGGAAATGGGCTTCAACATAGGCAATGGCACTGGAGCGATCGCTGATAAGGCCATCGAGCATCGCCGATCGCAGGGCAAGGAGAATTTGCCGCAACTGCGGTCCACGGCGGTAACCCAACTGTTGCAGATCATGGCCATTCAAGGGCGGCTTTTGCAGGCGCCACTGCCAGAGATACTCCCGCAGTAGGGTGACCTCTGCTAGGGCTGCTGCACTGCCCTCTGCTTGCAACACCGCTGCCAACAGCACAATCAGCGGTAGGGGGTGGCTCTCCAAAAACCTCCAGTGGTGGCTGCGCTGTGGCGTTGTCTGCCGCAACGTCTGCCATTCCTGCTGGAATTGAGGAAAAGTATCGAGCCACTCACAGAGGGGCTCCCCCAGTTGGAGTTGACGCGCGATCGCCCCCGCTGTGGGCACGGTCACAATTAAGGCCAAAAGTTCTAGCTCCCACAGGGGAAAGGTTTGCCACTGCCGCCGCTCAGGAATCTCTGGCCACCACTTCCAAACCAACTGCAAGCGCCCCTTGGCCGCCTCATCAAAGGTGACTTGGCGATCCAAACACTCAAGGGCACGCAACTCGGCGAGTAGCGTCAAGGCCCGCTCACCGCCAAAGTGCTCGTTTGGAGCAAGGGGCAGTTCAAGGATGTGGCGCAGTTCGTTGCGCAGTCGACTTTGTAGGGAAGGCCGTTTTGAGGTGGGGCGATCGCGGGTGGCAAAGACACCGCTGGTGAGGGCATATTCAATGTACTGGCGGGTTTGCGGCTCCAACTCAAATCCCAAACGTACAGCAAAACGCACAGCTCGAAAAATGCGCGTTGGGTCTTCAATAAAACTATTGGGGTGGAGAACCCGAATCAGTCCCCGCTCTAAATCCTCCTGCCCACCAAAAAAATCCAGAACCTCCCCGTGGCGCGGTGGGGTAAGGCGCATGGCGAGGGCGTTGATGGTAAAGTCGCGGCGGTAGAGATCTTGGCGAATCGAACTGGCGGCCACTTCTGGATGCGCGGCCGGATAGGGATAAAACTCACTGCGGGCAGTGGCAATATCCACGGCAAACCCCGCTAAAGCTGATGCCTTCGGCCAATGGAGTGTTGCCGTTTGAAACTGACCGTAAATCTGTAAATCGGTTTCTGGGTAAAGCGCATGGAGTGCTTGCGCCAAATGCACCCCAGCGGCCTCCTCCTGCTGTACCCCATCTACCACCAAGTCAAATTCCCGTGTGGGTAAATGGTGATTCCCCTGGGCAATCGCCAAGAGCAGATCTCGCACCGCGCCGCCCACGAGGTACAGTTGCCAGCCACGCTCCCTGGCGATCGCTGCCGCCCGCTGTAGCAGTGTCCACAGTTGCTCCGGCAGCCGCTGTTGCAGTGCCTCGTAAAGGTTTAGGGTTGGCAGCGGGCACACTGTTTCCCGGTTGCGGTTGAGGGCATAGAGGTGGCGTAGGACATCGGTACGAGTGACAATCCCGACGAGGTCGCCTTGATCATTCACCACTGGTAACCGCCCAATATCGTACTGCACCATTAGGGCTTGAATCTCCGGCAGCGGTGTGGTGGGGGAAATGGTGCGCACCGGCGCTTTCATATAGCCTTTGACCGGGGCATGGGCAAATCCATGGTGCAGGGCCACATCCAAATCCCGCCGTGAAATAATCCCCTGAAGTTCTCCTTCGGCACTCACCACCGACAGACCAGAGTGGCCATAGCGCAGCAAGACGCGGTGGGCATCGGCAATGGGGGTTTCTGGACGGACTGTGCGTACCGGCGAAGACATGAGTTCGGCAGCGGTGGGAGGATGGGGAATCTGTTCCCTAAGGCGAGTAAATAGTTCCTGGAGCATTGCCTCTGGCGCCTCTGTGGTCACCGTCACAGCTGCGGCTTGGGCATGACCACCGCCGCCCAGGGGAGCAAGCAAATGTGCAACATTGACGTTGGGAATGTGACTGCGGGCAATAATGGCGAGATGATGTTGGCGATAGGAGTGCCCAAGGAGAATGGCATCGCACTCACTGAGATCCGCCAATTGGGTGATGAACCGTGAGAGGCCAGGGAGATACTCCGCCGTATGTAGCAATACCCAGCCCAGCCGATAGCCCTGATGAACCACTTGCTGGAGATTGGCCCAGGCCTGCCGCAGTAACGGCTGTAAATTTTCGCTCAAACCTTCCGCGCAATAGGCGGCGATCGCCCGCTGATTTGCCCCTTGGCTCAACAGCCATGCTAAGGCCTGCACATCCCGCACCGTGGTTTGCTCAAAGGTTAGGGAACCCGTATCGGCGTGAATCCCTAGGGCCAGGACAGTCGCTTCTGTAGGCGTCAGGCTAATCTCTGCCGCCTGCAACTGTTCGCAAACAATGGTGCTGGTGGCTCCAACAGGTTCTAACCATTGCTGCTGCGAGACAATGTCCCCCCTCATCTCCAAATGGTGATCGTACAGACCAATTTGTACTTGGGGTTGATCCAGCCATCCTGCCGCTTGCCCCAACTGGCGACGCCACTGCGTATCCACCACCCAAATCTGCCGCAATTGGCTGGGGTCAACGGCCCTTGCTTCAATGAGAGGGTATTCATCGCGATGGTAGGCCAAAAACTCCCCCACCTTAGGATGGGTACCCCCCGTCAAGACAATTTTCGTCCCCGGATGAAGGCGCGTCAGACCAACGGCTGCCCCAAGGGTGTCAAAATCAGCAATTTGATGACAAAGAACAACATTCATCAGAACTTCCGCAAGGGGGCACTAGCGACAGTTGTGAGCTGGCACTACCCTGTATCCAGTCTGCGGCAAGTTGTGTTCAAGCAAAAGGATAAAAATTAGTAGAGAAAAGGAATCAGTTTTTTCACCGACTGCCGATAGGTTGAGTAATCCTTAAACTTTGTCGATAGCCACTGTTCCTCTTGAGCCGCCTTGCGGTCAAAGAAAATAAACAGGGCGATCGCCCCCAGACCATGGGAAAGGCTCATTTGCCAGACGCCATAGGCCAACGCTAAAAAAATCACACTGCTATAGATGGGATGGCGCACCCAAGCATAAACCCCCGTCGTCACTAACTGACTCTCCTCCTTCGGATGGGGTAAGGGCGTCAAGCTGTTCCCTAGGTGAAACACGCCAGCAATACCTAGGCCAAGGCCAATCAGCCCCAAGCCAAGGGTCAGACCTAGACGCACTGCAAAAGGTGGGCGAGCCATTTGTACCACCGGCAAGAGAATAAAGCCAATACTGAGCACGGTTTGCCCAAGCACCCAAAACTCTCCCCGCTGGTTGCGCCACCAGTCTTTGCTGAAGCCCCACTCTTGCAGTTTATTCACCTTGGTTACCGCTCTCCGTGGATATTTCAAATTGTAGCGATCCTGTAGCGATCGCAGGGTTACTCCACAGGGGGCAATAATTTTGTGGCTTTAGCAGCGGCTTTTTTCGCCTTTGTTTGGCCACTTCCCAGTTTGCCGAGGGATTCTTGGAGCGTTCCCATCGGACAAATCGCACACCACGCCCGCTGATTAAAGATCACCCCCAAGAGAATGGCAACAATGGAGGTAACGACGCACATATTGACAAAGAGACCACCCACGGCCATCCAGTTGCCCCATGCCAACGTCATGCGAATGGCAAAAACGGTCATGATGAAGCTAAACACAGCCCAACGAAAACTCTGTTTTTTGAAGAGTTTGGGATAGGGACGGTGGGGACTAAAGTGATAGAGGACAATGTCTAGGAAGGCGCCACGCGGGCAGAGGTTACCACACCAATAGCGGCTCCGAAAATAGGCCAGCACAGGAATTCCCAGCATCATTGCCAGCATCAGGTACCCCAACCACGGATACCAGAGGCCACCGATCGCAATTAAGAAAAAGAGCCAAATGGTTGCCCACTGACTAGGCTTGCCCCTCAGTGATCGCTTCATAGGATGGCTACCATACAGTTTTATATGCTTATATGAATATAAGGTTATTTAGAAGAAAAAGTCAAGGCCCAGATGCCGTGCCTTCATGACTCTTTAATGTTCTTTACGTTATGTTCTTTACGGTGTTAGGCCAGTAGCTATGCGTGCCGCTCTAGGGCCAATTGCACCAAACGATGGACCAATTCTGGGAAAGACACGCCACTGGCCGCCCACAGTTGCGGGTACATGCTCAGGGCGGTAAACCCCGGCAGCGTATTCACTTCATTGATCAAGACTTCCCCAGTGCTTGGTACATAGAAAAAATCAAAGCGAGCTAAGCCAGCGGCATCGAGGGCCTGAAAGGCTTGCAGGGACATGCTGCGAATTTGCTCACTCACCGCCGGGGGAATCTCCGCAGGGATATGGAGCTGAGCGCGGCCATCGGTGTATTTGGTTTCGTAGTCGTAAAACTCACTGCTGTAGGTAATCTCCCCCACCACTGAGGCTTGGAGTTTATCATTGCCGAGCACAGCACACTCGAGCTCACGGGCAACCACAGCCGCTTCCACAATAATGCGGCGATCCAGTTCGGCAGCGGCCTCAAGGGCCGTTGTCAGTTGTTGGCGATTTTTGGCTTTGGAGATGCCCACCGAGGAGCCAAGGTTGGCGGGCTTAACAAAGCAGGGATAGCCCAATTCGGTTTCAATGCGATCGCACAAATGATTGTAACGACAGGGATCTGACCACAGGTCACTGCGCTGAAGTGCCACATAGCGCACTTGGGGTAAGCCGATTGCCCCAAAGACTGTTTTCATCAGAATTTTGTCCATACCAATGGCAGAGGCAGCTACCCCTGACCCCACATAGGGGCGCTGCATCAATTCCAAGAGTCCCTGAATCGTTCCATCTTCCCCATTGGGGCCATGGACAATGGGAAACCAGACATCAATGGTGTCAACCACGGCTGGAAACTGCCACAGGGAACTCTCTGATGCCGTGCCTTCAGGGATGCCAATCCGCTCTGTGTGCCGCCAGCGACCATCTTTTTGGATGTAGATGGGAATCACCTCATAGCGATCGTGATTGTCCCCCGCGGCAAAGGCTTGGGCGATCGCTGCCGCCGAGACTACCGAAACTTCATGCTCCCGTGAGCGACCTCCAAACAATAGCCCAACCCGCAGACGACCCATAGGACAAACCCGTGTGAATGTGACGGTTTCTTGGTACGATTTTCAAGGATTATACAAAGTTTGGGAGTTGCTATGGACGTGGGGCAAAAAGTGCGCGTCTGTCGAATTCGCGATCGCGTCGCCCAAGACATTATTCAAAAACTTGGCCAAGTGGGTCAAATTACTGGTTTTAAAATGACCGACGGCAGTGGGGTTGGCGTCGTTGTCACCTTTGACGATCGCTCCAGCACTTGGTTTTTTGAGGATGAAGTTGAACTCGTTGGCTAAGTCCTGCCCTGCCGCCTTTTTCACAGCAACTGAGCTGGGTCCATAGGGCCTTAGGTTGGCTCTCCCACAGGATCCCACTGAATCCGATAGAAAAAGGTTGCATTAGTGGTACGTTGTATTGTGGTGCGCTTGCACCAAAAGCTGCATTCCACTTTCAGTCTTGATCGCTGTGCCCCCTAGGGAGCGATCGCCCCTTGAAAAACGCAAATGAATTTACCTAGACAGTAGGCAAACGTCCATGGTCATATCAGCAGAACGAACCAATGTAGGCTTTATCACTCAGGTCATTGGACCGGTCGTTGACATTGAATTTCCCAGCGGCAAAATGCCCTCCATTTACAATGCCCTGCGGATTCAAGGCAAAAACGAGGCCGGCTTAGACGTCGCGGTAACCTGCGAAGTGCAACAGCTCCTTGGCGATAACCGCGTCCGTGCCGTTGCTATGAGCAGCACCGATGGCTTAGTGCGGGGGATGGAAGTCGTAGATACTGGCGCCCCCATCAGCGTGCCCGTGGGGACAGCCACCCTTGGTCGCATTTTCAACGTGCTGGGTGAACCCGTGGACGAAAAAGGTGCTGTCAATGCCACCGAAACCCTGCCCATTCACCGGCCTGCCCCCAGCTTTACGCAACTGGAAACTAAGCCCTCGGTATTTGAAACGGGCATCAAGGTGATTGACCTGCTCACGCCCTATCGCCGTGGCGGCAAAATTGGCCTCTTTGGCGGTGCTGGCGTCGGCAAAACCGTGATCATGATGGAGCTCATCAACAATATTGCCACCCAGCATGGTGGGGTCTCGGTGTTTGCTGGTGTGGGCGAACGTACCCGCGAAGGCAATGACCTCTACAACGAAATGATTGAATCGGGAGTTATTGATAAAGACGATCCCAGTAAGTCCAAAATCGCCCTGGTCTATGGTCAAATGAATGAACCCCCCGGGGCACGGATGCGCGTCGGGCTGTCGGGGCTGACAATGGCTGAATACTTCCGCGATGTCAACAAGCAGGATGTGCTGCTGTTTATTGATAACATCTTCCGTTTTGTCCAAGCCGGTTCTGAGGTGTCGGCGCTTCTCGGTCGCATGCCCTCGGCGGTGGGATACCAGCCCACCCTTGGTACGGATGTGGGCGCTCTGCAAGAACGGATTACCTCAACCACCGAAGGTTCGATTACCTCGATTCAAGCAGTCTATGTGCCGGCGGATGACTTGACCGACCCTGCTCCTGCAACGACCTTTGCTCACTTGGATGGGACAACGGTGCTCTCCCGTAGTCTAGCTGCAAAAGGGATTTACCCCGCCGTGGATCCCCTTGGCTCCACCTCCAATATGTTGCAGCCGGACATTGTGGGTGAAGAGCACTATCAAACGGCACGGGCAGTCCAAGCCACCCTCCAGCGCTACAAAGAGCTTCAGGACATTATCGCTATTTTGGGTCTTGATGAACTCTCTGAGGAAGACCGCCTGACGGTGGCACGGGCACGCAAAATTGAGCGCTTCTTGTCTCAGCCCTTCTTTGTGGCAGAAGTGTTTACCGGTGCCCCCGGCAAATACGTCACCCTCGAAGAAACCATCAAAGGTTTCCAGATGATCCTCAGCGGTGAGCTGGATGATCTGCCAGAGCAAGCCTTCTACATGGTGGGCAACATCGAAGAAGCCAAAGCTAAGGCTGAAAAACTGAAAGCCTAGGTGAGTACATGTCAATAGCGGGTGGGGTAGCCCACCCGTTCCTTCTTGAGTGACAAGGAATACATTATGGTGATGACTGTTCGGGTAATTGCGCCTGATAAAACTGTTTGGGATGCCCCTGCCGAGGAAGTGATTTTGCCTAGC
Proteins encoded in this window:
- the atpD gene encoding F0F1 ATP synthase subunit beta, whose product is MVISAERTNVGFITQVIGPVVDIEFPSGKMPSIYNALRIQGKNEAGLDVAVTCEVQQLLGDNRVRAVAMSSTDGLVRGMEVVDTGAPISVPVGTATLGRIFNVLGEPVDEKGAVNATETLPIHRPAPSFTQLETKPSVFETGIKVIDLLTPYRRGGKIGLFGGAGVGKTVIMMELINNIATQHGGVSVFAGVGERTREGNDLYNEMIESGVIDKDDPSKSKIALVYGQMNEPPGARMRVGLSGLTMAEYFRDVNKQDVLLFIDNIFRFVQAGSEVSALLGRMPSAVGYQPTLGTDVGALQERITSTTEGSITSIQAVYVPADDLTDPAPATTFAHLDGTTVLSRSLAAKGIYPAVDPLGSTSNMLQPDIVGEEHYQTARAVQATLQRYKELQDIIAILGLDELSEEDRLTVARARKIERFLSQPFFVAEVFTGAPGKYVTLEETIKGFQMILSGELDDLPEQAFYMVGNIEEAKAKAEKLKA
- a CDS encoding isoprenylcysteine carboxylmethyltransferase family protein, yielding MNKLQEWGFSKDWWRNQRGEFWVLGQTVLSIGFILLPVVQMARPPFAVRLGLTLGLGLIGLGLGIAGVFHLGNSLTPLPHPKEESQLVTTGVYAWVRHPIYSSVIFLALAYGVWQMSLSHGLGAIALFIFFDRKAAQEEQWLSTKFKDYSTYRQSVKKLIPFLY
- a CDS encoding D-alanine--D-alanine ligase family protein; translated protein: MGRLRVGLLFGGRSREHEVSVVSAAAIAQAFAAGDNHDRYEVIPIYIQKDGRWRHTERIGIPEGTASESSLWQFPAVVDTIDVWFPIVHGPNGEDGTIQGLLELMQRPYVGSGVAASAIGMDKILMKTVFGAIGLPQVRYVALQRSDLWSDPCRYNHLCDRIETELGYPCFVKPANLGSSVGISKAKNRQQLTTALEAAAELDRRIIVEAAVVARELECAVLGNDKLQASVVGEITYSSEFYDYETKYTDGRAQLHIPAEIPPAVSEQIRSMSLQAFQALDAAGLARFDFFYVPSTGEVLINEVNTLPGFTALSMYPQLWAASGVSFPELVHRLVQLALERHA
- a CDS encoding 4Fe-4S binding protein, which translates into the protein MKRSLRGKPSQWATIWLFFLIAIGGLWYPWLGYLMLAMMLGIPVLAYFRSRYWCGNLCPRGAFLDIVLYHFSPHRPYPKLFKKQSFRWAVFSFIMTVFAIRMTLAWGNWMAVGGLFVNMCVVTSIVAILLGVIFNQRAWCAICPMGTLQESLGKLGSGQTKAKKAAAKATKLLPPVE
- a CDS encoding DNA polymerase III subunit delta'; its protein translation is MNWFRPVIGQPTAIQLLIHALDRRHIAPAYLFVGPEGVGRALTARCFLQAILNEARDLSNHPDVLWMEPTYSVQGTLYTRRQLLAADKEIPRSAPQIRLEQIRQLSRHLSQPPMRAPRSLVVLTQAETMNEAAANALLKTLEEPGQATLILIAPSPSALLNTIVSRCQKIPFYPLSRQEVEQVLRQVAPPDFWHQVTPALLDLGAGSPGAILQAWQTWQEIPEAFRHLGEQLTVPLPLQTALELAREITQSLDVERQLWLLSLMQQQIWQRRDFPRCVLVLQQLERARQYLQQYVQPRLAWEVLLMQLGTV
- a CDS encoding CBS domain-containing protein, with amino-acid sequence MNVVLCHQIADFDTLGAAVGLTRLHPGTKIVLTGGTHPKVGEFLAYHRDEYPLIEARAVDPSQLRQIWVVDTQWRRQLGQAAGWLDQPQVQIGLYDHHLEMRGDIVSQQQWLEPVGATSTIVCEQLQAAEISLTPTEATVLALGIHADTGSLTFEQTTVRDVQALAWLLSQGANQRAIAAYCAEGLSENLQPLLRQAWANLQQVVHQGYRLGWVLLHTAEYLPGLSRFITQLADLSECDAILLGHSYRQHHLAIIARSHIPNVNVAHLLAPLGGGGHAQAAAVTVTTEAPEAMLQELFTRLREQIPHPPTAAELMSSPVRTVRPETPIADAHRVLLRYGHSGLSVVSAEGELQGIISRRDLDVALHHGFAHAPVKGYMKAPVRTISPTTPLPEIQALMVQYDIGRLPVVNDQGDLVGIVTRTDVLRHLYALNRNRETVCPLPTLNLYEALQQRLPEQLWTLLQRAAAIARERGWQLYLVGGAVRDLLLAIAQGNHHLPTREFDLVVDGVQQEEAAGVHLAQALHALYPETDLQIYGQFQTATLHWPKASALAGFAVDIATARSEFYPYPAAHPEVAASSIRQDLYRRDFTINALAMRLTPPRHGEVLDFFGGQEDLERGLIRVLHPNSFIEDPTRIFRAVRFAVRLGFELEPQTRQYIEYALTSGVFATRDRPTSKRPSLQSRLRNELRHILELPLAPNEHFGGERALTLLAELRALECLDRQVTFDEAAKGRLQLVWKWWPEIPERRQWQTFPLWELELLALIVTVPTAGAIARQLQLGEPLCEWLDTFPQFQQEWQTLRQTTPQRSHHWRFLESHPLPLIVLLAAVLQAEGSAAALAEVTLLREYLWQWRLQKPPLNGHDLQQLGYRRGPQLRQILLALRSAMLDGLISDRSSAIAYVEAHFPKP
- a CDS encoding DUF2862 domain-containing protein encodes the protein MDVGQKVRVCRIRDRVAQDIIQKLGQVGQITGFKMTDGSGVGVVVTFDDRSSTWFFEDEVELVG